The following DNA comes from Triticum aestivum cultivar Chinese Spring chromosome 3D, IWGSC CS RefSeq v2.1, whole genome shotgun sequence.
CGTGTTCGCTAGGAACTCCCTCCGAGCGAACGTAACATTTCCGTTTTTAAAAGGAAAAAataactactactactagtagaaacAAACCAGTGGACTGTAAGCTGCGCTGCCTATCCTTCCACAGTTTCCACCTACCCACCGGTCAGCTCGGTCCACGGCACCGGAGCATGCTCACCGTCGGCGGCCGCTTCCAGGGCGGAGCTCCCCCATGGCGACGGCCCCGGCCACGCTCGCGTCTGGCGTCTCCGCCGGCCTCCAGCAGCGGCGCCGGCGACTCCGAGTTCGACCCTCGATTTCACCGCTCCCTTTCTTGAATTCCTGCCGCAATTTCTCATTTTGATGGAGACGTGTCTGGCTCCTGCAGAAAGGCCAGACCTTTGCTCGTGGAGAGGTACCGGGACGGCGCCGCCAAGAGGTCTCTTCTCTTCTGAAATCCAATAGCTCGCCGTCTATTTATTTGCTGATACGCCTGACTGTGCAAAGAGTTATCAAGTCTGTATCTGCAACAAGTTTCTCATCGTCTGATTGATGTGACGAACAGGTATATGTTGGACGGCGACTCTAAGCTGCAAGTTCAGTGGGAGAAGCATGATGAATCTTCAACGAACACTGTCGAAGATGAAAATGCAAATTCTTCGATTCCCCGGGCTGTTAGTGATTTTGTACTTCCAGCAGGTTTTCCAGGTGAATGCTGGCATTGCTTTTGCTCTTTGTCACGGAGTATGAACTGTGGAGGTTCAGGTTTACAATCTAGGAAATGCAGTGATTGTGGTGTTTTCTAATCATAATGCAGCAAACAAATTGTTTTACTGCCAAATGTAGAGCTTGATCTTTTATATGCATTTTCCTCAGTTTCTCTCAGTATGCTGCATAAGGGGTCATTATTGCAATTTGCATAGTTGTAGACTGACACTATGTCTAACTATATACCACTTCTCAAACCTATAACTCTCTGTTGTCCCTCGTTTATATTTCAGAATCTGTTTCGGATGATTACCTGCAATACATGCTGTTGCAATTCCCCACAAACGTGACAGGATGGATCTGTCACACATTGGTTACATCAAGTCTTCTGAAGGTACCACACAATCTATTAATCAAGATGTTTGCAGAAGTAAATAATGTTCTATTGGCTGGAACGATGGCCTGATACATCTTATGTGATGTGATATATGATCATATGGATTGCATTATTTGATAGCTCCGAAATGGCTTCAAGATTTTGCCACCTGCTCTCAAACAATCTTAGTCTGAAAAGACTTCCAAGTCATAATCTtcaattattatgtcaaaactgaTGATTAGCTGATCATAGATTGGCACAGGCTGTAGGTGTTGGGTCCTTTACAGGAACTTCAgcagctgctgctgccgctgctatcAGGTCATTACCATCTTTGCTATGTTTTATGGGCTATTAGAAACCCGGAACTTTAATATTAGTTTATGTTCTTTGGAAGACATAGAATCTTCATATAGGTTTTAGCTTAGCTACTATGTTTCATCCTGATTTTATCACCGTTATTATATTTGTGTACACAACTCAAGTCTTTACCAAATATTGTATCAACTATTCAACATACCAGAGGGCACATACCAACATCCTAACAATCAATATGAAACATGAATGCAAGTGGATCAGCTCATTTTATGCTCGTGGTTTAATCACCTACTTTGTCTGTGCTGATGTAAATCCTCTTCTGTAGATGGGTATCAAAAGATGGCATAGGAGCTTTTGGACGTCTTCTTATTGGTATGATTATGCCTGACTATTTATTCAGAATGCTTTATCCTGGAATATCTACTAATGACTTGTTTTAGGTGGACGATTTGGAACACTTTTTGATGATGACCCAAAGAAGTGGCGGATGTATGCTGATTTCATTGGGAGTGCTGGAAGGTTCATGCACTAACTCTGTTAAATAATAACAGCAAATGTATAAaatcaagtgaagaagcaaaaccCGCTTAATATTATCTATTTATTTGTGCAATATGGCAGCATCTTTGATCTCACCACTCCTCTCTATCCTGGTTACTTCCTTCCACTTGCATCATTGGGGAATCTTGCAAAGGTATATTGAAAGCAAGACATATTAATCCTTACATTTAGTTTCACATGTGACTAAAACCTAACTCAAACTTTGTAGAGAGCTCCCTCTACACAAAATAATTGACTCTGGACTTGTTAAGCAGGCTGTAGGAAGAGGATTTAGAGATCCTTCCAATCGTGTTATCCAAAATCACTTCGCAAAATCGGGAAATCTAGGGGAGATTGCTGCAAAGGTACTAGCTATTTCAGTACTCTCTCTAATAGTCAGTTCAGTGTCCTATTGTTCAGTCAATTTTGTGAAACCGCAGAAAAACGGTACTTGCGTAGGAAGGAAAGAAAAAATATTATGAGTATCCAATAGTTCCTTTGGAGTTTCCTGATCAGATGGACTTCAGAATTCTTTCATTATGCACCATTAAACATATTATTTTCAGTATATAAAAGATATTGGTGAATAATTTTGCAAAATTTTCACCAACCAACTTTTATGTAATTTTTTCAGGAGGAAGTATGGGAAGTAGGAGCTCAGCTGGTAGGCCTTTCTATTGGTGTACTTATTCTGGTAATACTATTTATTAAGTTCTCTTTATTTGTAATAACCAACCTCCTTCCAGTATAACAACTTTAACTTTCCTCACTGTTTGACGATTCTTTGGTATTTCATTCCAGGACACGCCAGGTATACAGTCTTCATATTTAACTCTTACTCTGACATGGCTGGGTGTTCGTCTTCTGCATCTTTGGTTTCGCTACCAGTCCCTAGTAGTTCTCAAGTTCCGCACAGTAAGGTGCTGGACTTAAATTATGTTTGCTCAATTTAATAAAGCTCCATGTTTGCACTTTTAGACCATGCATTTTCACCTATATACACAAGTGTATAATATTAGTGTACTAGTTTTTGATTCATCGCCTTTATTCTCTCTTCATGTCTATATTGGCAGGTTAACCTAAAACGCGCTCGGATTCTTGTGAGGTCACATGTTGCAAATCATACAGTTCCTGGTGACATGTTCTTCACTtcttgattttacatttttttttctTGGTTGCTTTTGGAAAAATTGTTGATACTTGTTTTGTCCTTCTGTTCTAGGCTATGTTGCTTGCAATGAGGAAGAGAATATTTTAACATGGGAAAGATTCTTGCAACCTCGAATTTCTTTTGGTGTGCCCATGGAGAGGATGCTCGGTGGAGAGGAATCCACTCACATGGACATGGTTTGTGTCTTTAGCAAAAATAATTATTTTATGGTATGATTTTTCCAAATGCAAAGCTGGGAAGTTGGTTCTTGACTTCATCATTACAATGCTTTTTGTAGTTG
Coding sequences within:
- the LOC123076992 gene encoding protein root UVB sensitive 5 encodes the protein MLTVGGRFQGGAPPWRRPRPRSRLASPPASSSGAGDSEKARPLLVERYRDGAAKRYMLDGDSKLQVQWEKHDESSTNTVEDENANSSIPRAVSDFVLPAGFPESVSDDYLQYMLLQFPTNVTGWICHTLVTSSLLKAVGVGSFTGTSAAAAAAAIRWVSKDGIGAFGRLLIGGRFGTLFDDDPKKWRMYADFIGSAGSIFDLTTPLYPGYFLPLASLGNLAKAVGRGFRDPSNRVIQNHFAKSGNLGEIAAKEEVWEVGAQLVGLSIGVLILDTPGIQSSYLTLTLTWLGVRLLHLWFRYQSLVVLKFRTVNLKRARILVRSHVANHTVPGYVACNEEENILTWERFLQPRISFGVPMERMLGGEESTHMDMVNMLLKLYKNEKYILCVEQLGLEEATYLVTFKEAATSMSVLRSLWQAHWLHQNRPKQDDVAAWLEESLSALEDGFADFIKQMEEAGWDQSQIFLKVPKEPVLVLEHLDQEV